A single region of the Leptolyngbya sp. 'hensonii' genome encodes:
- a CDS encoding cryptochrome/photolyase family protein: MTTGIWVLGDQLWAGQSALASCQSAQRETPVILIESRDYARQHRYHRQKLVLIWSAMRHFAAALRADGWSVTYTIADDFGTPLHQWIQANKITEVRVMYPNNHPFRQIINNLQLGCPLHFVPNNHFLWRTEDFQQWATSRKRLLLEDFYRTGRREFKILMHQDQPIGGQWNFDSQNRQPPKGQLNPPSALWFEPDAITQAVIQEVQALDFPGYGALEPFRWGVTRASALAVLDHFVAHGLPSFGPLQDAMVTQEETMWHSLVSPYLNLGLLQPREVITAVETAYLNHNLALNSVEGFIRQVLGWREYMNGLYHYLKDDYGQSNWFHHTEPLPAFYWDSTQTNLNCLRQILSQVEKTGYAHHIQRLMVLSNFALIVGVSPQEIEGWFHAAFVDAYDWVMQTNVIGMGQFADGGILASKPYAASANYIKKMSDYCSHCYYNANDRTGEQACPFNFFYWDFLDRHQEKLKSIGRMNVLLGNLNRMDADDLDKMRVLAEAWRQQHRQQG, translated from the coding sequence ATGACCACTGGAATTTGGGTACTAGGAGACCAACTCTGGGCTGGGCAATCTGCACTGGCAAGTTGCCAGAGCGCTCAAAGAGAAACACCGGTAATCCTGATTGAATCTCGCGATTATGCACGACAGCACCGTTATCATCGGCAAAAACTAGTCCTGATTTGGTCAGCCATGCGTCACTTTGCAGCAGCATTGCGTGCAGACGGATGGTCAGTCACTTACACCATTGCAGATGACTTTGGGACTCCCCTCCACCAATGGATCCAGGCCAACAAAATCACAGAAGTACGGGTCATGTATCCGAACAACCACCCTTTCCGACAAATCATTAATAACCTGCAACTGGGTTGTCCCCTTCACTTTGTACCCAACAATCATTTTTTGTGGCGTACCGAAGACTTCCAACAATGGGCGACCTCCCGCAAACGATTGTTATTAGAAGATTTTTATCGGACAGGCCGCAGAGAATTTAAGATTCTGATGCATCAAGACCAGCCGATCGGAGGTCAGTGGAACTTTGACTCGCAAAACCGCCAACCGCCCAAGGGTCAGTTGAACCCGCCCTCAGCTTTGTGGTTTGAACCCGATGCAATTACCCAAGCGGTGATACAGGAGGTGCAAGCTCTGGATTTTCCGGGCTATGGAGCTCTGGAGCCTTTTCGTTGGGGGGTAACTCGAGCCTCAGCCCTGGCAGTCTTAGACCATTTTGTCGCCCACGGCCTGCCTTCCTTTGGTCCTTTGCAGGATGCCATGGTGACCCAGGAAGAAACGATGTGGCACAGCCTAGTTTCTCCCTATCTGAATTTAGGACTGCTCCAGCCTAGAGAAGTGATTACAGCCGTAGAAACGGCCTATTTGAATCATAATCTAGCGTTAAATAGCGTCGAAGGGTTTATTCGGCAGGTACTAGGATGGCGAGAATATATGAACGGCCTTTACCACTATCTAAAGGATGATTATGGCCAGAGTAACTGGTTTCATCACACTGAGCCCTTACCAGCGTTCTATTGGGACAGCACTCAAACAAATCTGAACTGTCTGCGTCAGATTCTCTCCCAGGTAGAGAAGACTGGCTATGCTCATCACATTCAGCGGTTGATGGTGCTGAGCAATTTTGCCCTCATTGTCGGTGTCTCCCCCCAGGAGATTGAGGGCTGGTTCCACGCCGCTTTTGTCGATGCCTATGACTGGGTCATGCAAACGAATGTCATTGGCATGGGACAGTTTGCGGATGGCGGGATATTGGCTTCCAAACCCTATGCGGCATCGGCCAACTACATTAAGAAGATGAGCGATTATTGTAGTCACTGTTACTACAATGCGAACGATCGCACGGGCGAGCAAGCCTGTCCCTTTAACTTTTTCTACTGGGACTTTCTGGACCGTCACCAGGAGAAACTCAAATCCATTGGGCGAATGAACGTACTGCTGGGCAATCTCAACCGTATGGATGCAGACGATCTCGATAAAATGCGGGTTTTAGCCGAGGCATGGCGGCAGCAGCATAGACAGCAAGGGTAA
- a CDS encoding DASH family cryptochrome, giving the protein MINLVWYRNDLRLQDHEPMTQALQQATQIIPVYCFDPRQFSTTAFGFPKTGAFRAQFLLESVADLRQSLCQLGSNLLVYKGWPEAIIPGLVRALNVDAVYFQGEVTSEELAVEAALETALSVLKVKVYRFWGMTLYHPDDLPFKIATTPELFTKFRQLVENRTIVRNEIPTPPRLPGLPDVAFGDLPSLQELGLERPDMDARAGLHFQGGATAGLARLNHYIWTGNCLQVYKETRNRMLGADYSSKFSPWLALGCLSPRMIYTQIKDYETQCIQNDSTYWLIFELLWRDFFRLMGAKHGHKIFRRSGLRGIKIPWCEDWKCFRLWQTGKTGFPLVDANMRELAATGFMSNRGRQNVASFLTKNLGLNWQMGAEWFESLLIDYDVCSNWGNWNYTTGIGNDARGFRYFNIPKQSRDYDPEGAYLRHWLPELAAIPGHSVHEPWRLSVEDQKRYGVRLGVDYPRPIVDFFESIRVHEKIYQAAIKSTEDHPLQ; this is encoded by the coding sequence ATGATCAATTTGGTCTGGTATCGCAATGATTTACGCTTGCAGGATCATGAGCCCATGACTCAAGCACTCCAACAAGCGACCCAAATTATTCCTGTTTACTGCTTCGACCCTCGTCAATTTTCTACAACTGCTTTTGGCTTTCCTAAAACGGGTGCTTTTCGGGCTCAATTTCTACTCGAAAGTGTCGCTGATTTGCGCCAATCTCTTTGCCAGTTGGGTAGCAATTTACTAGTGTATAAGGGATGGCCAGAAGCAATCATTCCTGGTTTAGTGAGGGCGTTAAACGTAGACGCAGTCTATTTTCAGGGTGAAGTCACCTCAGAGGAACTAGCAGTAGAAGCAGCACTGGAAACAGCCTTGTCTGTCTTGAAGGTCAAGGTTTATCGTTTTTGGGGCATGACACTCTATCACCCCGATGATCTGCCCTTCAAGATCGCTACAACACCGGAGCTGTTCACTAAATTTCGCCAACTGGTTGAAAACCGGACGATCGTCCGGAACGAGATTCCCACTCCCCCAAGGTTGCCAGGTCTACCTGATGTGGCATTTGGGGATTTGCCTTCCTTACAAGAACTGGGCCTAGAGAGGCCAGACATGGATGCCCGAGCAGGGCTGCACTTTCAGGGCGGCGCAACAGCGGGTCTGGCCAGATTAAATCACTATATTTGGACAGGGAACTGCCTCCAAGTTTATAAAGAAACTCGTAATAGAATGCTGGGCGCTGATTACTCCTCTAAATTCTCTCCTTGGCTGGCTTTGGGATGTCTTTCGCCCCGAATGATCTACACACAGATCAAAGACTATGAGACCCAGTGCATCCAGAATGATTCGACCTACTGGTTAATCTTCGAGTTACTTTGGCGCGACTTCTTTCGCTTGATGGGTGCCAAACATGGCCATAAAATTTTTCGCCGATCGGGATTGCGTGGGATCAAAATTCCCTGGTGTGAGGACTGGAAATGCTTCAGGCTCTGGCAAACTGGGAAAACTGGGTTCCCTTTAGTTGATGCCAATATGAGAGAGCTAGCTGCAACTGGCTTTATGTCCAACCGGGGACGGCAGAATGTTGCTAGCTTTCTAACTAAAAATCTAGGCCTGAATTGGCAGATGGGTGCAGAGTGGTTTGAGTCTCTGTTGATTGACTACGATGTTTGTAGCAATTGGGGTAATTGGAACTACACCACTGGGATTGGCAATGATGCACGGGGGTTTCGTTATTTCAATATTCCCAAGCAGTCCAGAGACTACGATCCTGAAGGGGCGTATCTCCGGCACTGGCTCCCCGAACTAGCAGCGATTCCTGGCCATAGCGTGCATGAGCCCTGGCGGTTATCTGTAGAAGACCAGAAGCGTTATGGTGTCAGGCTAGGGGTAGACTATCCCCGCCCGATCGTTGACTTTTTTGAGTCCATTCGAGTGCATGAGAAGATCTATCAGGCTGCGATCAAATCTACGGAAGACCATCCCCTGCAATGA
- a CDS encoding substrate-binding domain-containing protein, producing MKTKPIVSLGIIAVALGLAYAPLPGLSRTITVVAGTELQEPLTALREKFQQKNPDIMLELKFQGSQDVVNRYLDDKNDFKPTVLIPANGELLVEMNARWKAQNNADAFYDSPRPVAKTLLVAIAWNDRGKVLFPDNTFRWERLEQAMQTGNWSAIGGQPDWGNFDFLMTDPERSNSGQITMTLWSQNKLGNSPITPANLGQPTVQSLFSLVHKSVYQPPRSTDVLLQEFISRGPNDADVATVYESIALYRWQQSGANQGKPYQIYYLNPTIETVSTAVIARRQVDRSTADAARKFLDFLTQPEQQAVFVQYGFRPVVGNIDLKSVPNSPWNQNVPGAQMAPPGQVAQTPNTQTLEEIKRLWSRSQ from the coding sequence ATGAAAACCAAGCCGATCGTCTCTCTGGGAATCATTGCCGTCGCCTTGGGGCTGGCCTATGCCCCCCTGCCAGGTCTGAGTCGGACGATTACCGTTGTCGCTGGCACCGAACTCCAGGAGCCCCTGACTGCCCTGAGAGAAAAGTTTCAACAGAAAAACCCAGACATCATGCTGGAACTCAAATTCCAGGGGTCGCAGGATGTGGTGAATCGCTACCTGGATGACAAAAATGACTTTAAGCCAACGGTGCTCATTCCAGCCAATGGGGAACTGCTGGTCGAGATGAATGCGCGCTGGAAAGCACAGAATAACGCGGATGCATTTTATGACAGTCCACGCCCAGTAGCGAAAACCCTCCTGGTGGCCATTGCCTGGAACGATCGGGGCAAGGTGCTCTTTCCAGACAACACCTTTCGCTGGGAACGGCTGGAACAGGCCATGCAGACAGGGAACTGGAGTGCGATCGGGGGCCAGCCGGATTGGGGCAACTTCGATTTTCTGATGACGGATCCGGAACGATCGAACAGCGGCCAGATCACCATGACCCTTTGGAGTCAGAATAAACTGGGGAACAGTCCGATCACTCCCGCTAACCTGGGTCAGCCCACCGTACAATCGCTCTTCAGCCTGGTGCACAAATCCGTTTACCAGCCGCCCCGCTCCACGGACGTGTTGCTGCAGGAGTTCATCAGCCGGGGTCCTAATGATGCCGATGTGGCCACGGTCTACGAAAGCATTGCCCTCTATCGCTGGCAGCAATCGGGGGCCAACCAGGGCAAGCCATACCAGATTTACTATCTCAATCCCACGATCGAGACCGTTTCCACGGCAGTCATTGCCCGTCGCCAGGTCGATCGGAGCACGGCTGATGCAGCCCGCAAATTTCTGGACTTCCTGACCCAACCGGAGCAACAGGCCGTCTTTGTTCAGTATGGCTTCCGACCTGTCGTCGGTAATATTGATCTGAAATCTGTCCCCAATAGCCCCTGGAATCAGAACGTTCCCGGAGCCCAGATGGCTCCACCCGGCCAGGTAGCCCAAACCCCAAACACCCAGACCCTGGAAGAGATTAAGCGGCTCTGGAGCCGTTCCCAATGA
- a CDS encoding VWA domain-containing protein — MIPKFRRLTTRLAVALSVVLLAGCNEQNANQSQTQPTQTGFPVKILVGSALEDFCHQAAQKYNQQQPKLENGKSFYVECEARGSGDVVTTVITLAQQFKSGTLPADSPDFPTLVSVDGEIYQSQLIYQMNQLFPGQRYIPEITDSPLLANSPMVFMAQPDVAAGLRKLPDPFKALVTAKTHKEMESSSPPLTVHYVQTAPTRSNSGLQTLVAQYASISGKRPDQLTVADVATYQSQIQQIQKKVTRYGISTNSLAKAMVKNGPFWASMGSVYESSVIAANSSLQPGQTRYEAVYPKATFSSNMRAIVATAPWINPDEKAAAEKVIAFFQSPETQQIATSLGLRPGVPGVPPGPKFTADYGVSTQPTYDSYRPPQPEVVNAMLKSWREVTKKPSQVVLVVDTSGSMQGNKIIAMQNTLKTYIENLGDKEKTVLVRFSSDIGEPVFIDGTPSGREKGLAFVSSLQAQGGTRLYDASLYARNWLQQNLRPDAINAVVVLTDGEDQGSQITLDQLGRELKKTGFQSEDAPRIAVFTIGYGGEGEFDPQALKTIADFNGGYYSKGDPATIERVLSDLQVEF, encoded by the coding sequence ATGATCCCAAAGTTTCGCAGGTTAACGACTCGGCTGGCAGTTGCCCTCAGTGTTGTTTTACTGGCTGGCTGCAACGAGCAAAATGCTAATCAATCCCAAACCCAACCCACCCAAACAGGGTTTCCGGTCAAGATTCTGGTCGGCAGTGCCCTGGAAGATTTTTGCCATCAAGCCGCCCAAAAATATAACCAGCAACAACCCAAACTGGAGAATGGCAAATCTTTTTACGTTGAATGTGAGGCGCGGGGCAGTGGCGATGTGGTGACAACGGTGATAACCCTGGCTCAGCAGTTTAAGTCGGGAACCTTACCGGCTGACTCACCTGATTTTCCCACCCTCGTTTCAGTGGATGGAGAAATTTACCAGAGCCAGTTGATTTATCAGATGAATCAACTGTTCCCAGGACAGCGGTATATCCCCGAAATAACCGACTCTCCCCTGCTGGCCAACAGCCCCATGGTGTTTATGGCTCAACCCGATGTGGCTGCGGGCCTGCGCAAATTGCCTGATCCGTTTAAGGCTCTGGTCACTGCCAAAACCCACAAGGAGATGGAGTCATCCAGTCCACCTTTGACCGTACACTACGTACAGACAGCACCCACCCGATCGAACTCTGGTTTGCAAACCTTGGTGGCCCAGTATGCCTCCATCTCCGGGAAGCGCCCAGATCAATTGACAGTTGCTGATGTAGCAACGTATCAAAGCCAGATTCAACAAATTCAGAAAAAGGTGACCCGCTACGGCATCTCCACCAATTCCTTAGCCAAAGCAATGGTGAAAAATGGTCCTTTCTGGGCCTCCATGGGGTCGGTGTACGAGTCCTCGGTGATTGCAGCTAACTCTAGCCTGCAGCCGGGGCAGACTCGCTACGAGGCCGTTTACCCCAAAGCCACTTTCTCCTCCAATATGCGGGCGATCGTGGCCACCGCTCCCTGGATTAATCCCGATGAGAAGGCAGCCGCAGAAAAAGTCATTGCCTTTTTCCAATCTCCCGAAACTCAGCAAATTGCCACCAGCCTGGGCCTGCGCCCAGGAGTACCCGGCGTTCCCCCCGGTCCTAAGTTCACGGCAGACTATGGCGTCAGTACCCAACCCACCTACGACTCCTATCGCCCTCCCCAGCCCGAAGTCGTGAATGCCATGCTGAAATCCTGGCGGGAGGTCACCAAGAAACCCTCTCAGGTGGTGCTAGTCGTCGATACCTCTGGTTCCATGCAAGGCAACAAAATCATTGCCATGCAAAATACCCTCAAAACTTATATCGAAAACCTGGGGGACAAAGAGAAAACCGTTTTAGTTCGGTTTAGCTCTGATATTGGAGAACCGGTATTCATCGATGGCACTCCGAGCGGGCGGGAAAAGGGGTTAGCTTTTGTGAGTAGCCTGCAGGCCCAGGGAGGCACACGCCTCTATGATGCCTCCCTCTATGCCCGTAACTGGTTACAGCAAAATCTGCGCCCCGACGCTATTAATGCAGTCGTCGTCCTGACGGACGGAGAGGATCAGGGGTCTCAAATCACCCTGGATCAACTCGGCAGGGAGCTGAAAAAAACAGGATTTCAATCGGAGGATGCCCCCCGCATCGCTGTTTTTACCATTGGTTATGGCGGAGAGGGCGAGTTTGATCCCCAGGCCCTGAAAACCATTGCTGATTTCAATGGGGGATACTACTCTAAGGGAGACCCTGCCACCATTGAACGGGTCCTGAGTGACCTGCAAGTTGAGTTTTAA
- a CDS encoding PAS domain S-box protein, protein MRFTSTIALPQGEDLFAAIVHPLHTAAPADVVQDVIAQMHAGRMTCDRSRNVETESPLQQAQGQQSCVLVLEDNRLVGILTEQDLVSLSASGQNLAQGTISEVMSAPVLTLNVSDCTDLLVPITLFQRHAIRHLPLVDDQGAVVGLLTLDSLQPLLASIGLLRLSTISEVMTQTGAYAPSTATLAELAQFMATHHVSAVVIVEEGPQGSGISRQESHIPLIPIGIVTEGDIAQSLALELDFAAVQAHMIMSPPTVMVGPDHSLWDVQQLMQAQPVNQVVVTDETGGLLGLVTQATVLSVLHPTALYRRTEQLIQELQQQKDLLRAILDTTPNKVFIKDSDGRFLLVNRAAAEACHATVESMIGKRDAEFLSDPATIAQFLQENQAVIASQQPLFIPAEKLSFDGEEQWFQWQKHPITLPGDNTPAVLGIGVNITERKHAEQELQLLNQELEARVLERTAALQASEERWQLILRGTNDGIWDWDLTANKIFFSSRWKQMRGFTDDEIGDSPDECLSRIHPDDYDRVMAAVNEHFAGRAEFFEAEYRTQCKDGSYLWVLDRGQALRDESGQAVRISGSETDITQRKLAEDALRDSERRYATLAAAAPVAIFRFDTPFNCVYVNDRWSQMTGRTVESALGQGWMEALHPDDRDDLLAQWAEGYSRAISRSQILNCAEGRHRRPDGSINWYCVQVVPEIDATGAVLGYIGTLTDITDRKQAEAALQASEAELRSLFMAMDDVVVVLNRAGTYLKIAPNSPEKLYLPSDRLLGRNIQEIFSTKQTHQFLSTIRQTLETQQTQECEYSLLIQETEYWFSAKCSPLTDESVVWVARDISDRKRIEAQRREVELALQDSQHFVQQIADASPNILYLYDLQLDRNIYVNREIGIILGYNPEEVQAMGSNMFQALVHPDDLSRLRAYYAQIYAAQDGDILELEYRMHHANGEWRWLHSRDAVFSRDANGQVRQTIGTAQDITVRKRLEQEQNRLLAILEASTDYISIADLTGQIIWNNTALKQICGLESDAAVRQRHIQDYHPTWAIELILQQGLPLALSNGSWIGETALLDAAGQEIPLSQLILAHKSPQGEVEFLSTIARDMRVRKEYEQRLERTNAELLRATRLKDEFLANMSHELRTPLNAILGMSESLLEQVLGSLNDRQKKAIATIEHSGQHLLELITDILEVSKIAAGKLELDLSTVSVSHLCASSLVFIKQQAFKKQIQLNTTLPKNLGDITVDERRLRQVLINLLTNAVKFTPAGGRITLEAHLEPIEINLADRVPTNRADGFPEAWDEPRENHGLLQDYDLCISVIDTGIGISAADQTKLFQPFVQLDSSLNRQYEGTGLGLTLVKQIVELHGGSVSLTSTLGQGSCFTVRLPYNGPGMDIPSPTAPDPMAESGMKSGQPLILLAEDNETNISTLSNYLEAKGYRMILAGNGQEAIELARTHSPDLILMDIQMPKVDGLEAIQKIRQDSQLAAIPIIALTALAMTGDRERCLAVGASDYLAKPVKLKQLDDLIQLLLNLGDGTS, encoded by the coding sequence ATGAGGTTCACCTCCACAATTGCTTTACCTCAAGGTGAGGATCTGTTCGCTGCGATCGTTCATCCCCTTCATACCGCTGCCCCTGCAGATGTCGTCCAGGACGTGATCGCCCAGATGCATGCTGGGAGGATGACCTGCGATCGGTCCCGCAACGTAGAGACTGAATCCCCTCTGCAGCAGGCCCAAGGGCAGCAGAGTTGTGTGTTGGTGCTGGAAGACAATCGCTTGGTGGGGATTTTGACTGAGCAGGATCTGGTTAGTCTTAGCGCTTCAGGGCAGAATCTGGCCCAGGGGACGATCTCTGAGGTCATGTCTGCCCCAGTGTTGACCCTCAATGTTTCAGACTGCACCGATCTGTTGGTGCCCATCACGCTATTTCAGCGCCACGCTATCCGCCACTTGCCCTTAGTGGATGATCAGGGGGCTGTGGTGGGATTGCTCACCCTCGATAGCCTGCAACCCCTGCTAGCCTCGATCGGATTATTGCGCTTGTCTACAATCTCAGAGGTAATGACCCAGACGGGAGCTTACGCCCCATCGACAGCTACCCTGGCTGAACTGGCCCAGTTCATGGCGACCCATCACGTCAGTGCTGTGGTGATTGTGGAAGAGGGGCCTCAGGGGTCGGGTATCAGCCGTCAGGAGTCCCATATCCCCCTGATCCCGATCGGGATAGTGACCGAGGGGGATATTGCCCAGTCCTTAGCCCTGGAGCTGGATTTCGCAGCAGTTCAGGCCCACATGATCATGAGTCCACCGACTGTAATGGTTGGGCCAGACCATTCCCTCTGGGACGTGCAGCAGTTGATGCAAGCCCAGCCAGTGAATCAGGTGGTGGTCACCGATGAAACCGGCGGGTTATTGGGCCTGGTTACCCAAGCCACAGTCTTGAGTGTTCTGCACCCAACTGCCCTTTACCGCAGGACGGAGCAGTTAATCCAAGAATTGCAGCAACAGAAAGACCTGCTGCGAGCCATCCTCGATACCACCCCCAACAAAGTTTTCATCAAAGACTCGGATGGGCGCTTTTTGCTGGTCAATCGGGCCGCTGCTGAAGCCTGTCACGCTACCGTGGAGAGCATGATCGGCAAGCGGGATGCAGAGTTTTTGTCTGATCCAGCCACCATTGCCCAATTCTTGCAAGAGAATCAGGCTGTGATTGCCAGTCAACAGCCCCTATTCATTCCGGCAGAAAAGCTATCCTTCGATGGCGAGGAACAATGGTTTCAGTGGCAAAAACACCCCATTACCCTGCCCGGTGACAACACCCCAGCGGTCCTGGGCATTGGGGTGAATATTACTGAACGGAAGCATGCCGAACAGGAGTTGCAATTGCTCAACCAGGAGTTGGAAGCGAGGGTGCTGGAACGCACTGCTGCCCTGCAAGCTAGCGAAGAACGGTGGCAGTTAATCCTGCGGGGCACCAACGATGGTATCTGGGATTGGGATCTGACAGCCAACAAAATTTTCTTTTCCAGTCGCTGGAAACAGATGCGCGGCTTTACTGACGATGAAATTGGCGACTCGCCAGATGAATGCTTAAGCCGGATTCACCCCGATGATTACGATCGGGTCATGGCTGCTGTGAACGAGCACTTCGCAGGACGCGCAGAGTTCTTTGAAGCTGAGTATCGCACCCAATGCAAAGATGGTTCCTATCTTTGGGTGCTGGATCGGGGTCAGGCTTTACGGGATGAATCGGGCCAAGCTGTTCGCATCAGTGGGTCTGAAACCGACATCACCCAGCGTAAACTGGCAGAAGATGCCCTCCGGGACAGTGAACGTCGCTATGCGACTTTGGCTGCAGCGGCTCCCGTCGCTATTTTCCGGTTTGATACCCCGTTCAACTGTGTCTATGTCAACGATCGCTGGAGTCAGATGACCGGCAGAACCGTAGAATCCGCCCTGGGGCAGGGTTGGATGGAAGCCTTGCATCCCGACGATCGGGATGATTTGCTGGCCCAATGGGCTGAAGGCTACAGCCGAGCCATATCCAGATCCCAAATTCTCAACTGCGCTGAGGGCAGGCATCGCCGCCCAGATGGCAGCATTAACTGGTACTGCGTTCAGGTGGTTCCGGAAATTGATGCGACAGGGGCTGTGCTTGGCTATATTGGGACGTTAACCGATATTACCGATCGCAAGCAGGCTGAAGCGGCCCTACAAGCCTCTGAGGCTGAGTTGCGTAGTTTATTTATGGCAATGGATGATGTGGTGGTGGTGCTGAATCGGGCGGGCACTTATCTGAAGATAGCCCCCAACAGCCCTGAGAAACTCTATCTGCCATCTGATAGGTTGCTGGGGAGAAATATTCAAGAGATTTTTTCGACGAAGCAAACGCATCAATTTCTATCTACCATCAGGCAAACCCTCGAAACTCAACAGACCCAGGAGTGCGAATATTCCCTTTTAATCCAAGAGACTGAATATTGGTTTAGTGCTAAGTGTTCTCCCCTGACGGATGAATCGGTTGTTTGGGTGGCCCGAGATATTAGCGATCGCAAGCGCATTGAAGCGCAACGTAGAGAGGTCGAGCTGGCCCTGCAGGACAGTCAACATTTTGTCCAACAAATTGCCGACGCATCCCCCAACATTCTTTACCTCTATGACTTGCAATTAGATCGCAATATCTATGTCAACCGGGAGATTGGGATCATTCTGGGCTACAACCCAGAAGAGGTTCAAGCCATGGGTTCAAATATGTTCCAAGCCTTAGTCCATCCGGATGATCTCAGTCGGTTGAGGGCATACTATGCCCAAATTTATGCCGCTCAGGATGGAGACATTCTGGAATTGGAATACCGCATGCACCATGCCAATGGGGAATGGCGCTGGCTCCACAGTCGAGATGCTGTATTTAGCCGAGATGCCAATGGCCAGGTCCGGCAAACCATTGGTACGGCTCAGGATATTACGGTGCGTAAACGCCTGGAACAGGAACAAAACCGTCTTCTGGCCATCCTGGAAGCCTCGACTGACTACATTAGCATTGCAGATCTGACGGGTCAGATTATCTGGAATAATACCGCCCTCAAGCAAATCTGTGGCCTGGAGAGTGATGCTGCTGTCAGGCAACGCCACATTCAGGATTACCATCCCACATGGGCGATAGAACTGATTCTACAACAGGGCTTGCCTCTGGCCCTCTCTAATGGCAGTTGGATTGGCGAAACGGCTTTGCTGGATGCCGCTGGACAGGAAATTCCGTTGTCTCAACTGATTCTGGCTCATAAATCACCGCAGGGAGAGGTAGAGTTTCTCTCCACCATTGCCCGGGATATGCGCGTCCGCAAAGAATATGAGCAGCGGCTGGAGCGAACGAATGCGGAATTGCTTCGGGCCACTCGCCTCAAAGACGAGTTTCTGGCCAATATGAGCCATGAACTTCGGACTCCCCTCAACGCGATTCTGGGTATGTCGGAGAGTTTGCTGGAGCAGGTCCTGGGTTCCCTGAACGATCGCCAGAAGAAAGCGATCGCCACGATCGAACACAGCGGTCAGCACCTGCTGGAATTGATTACCGACATTCTGGAAGTCTCAAAAATTGCTGCGGGCAAACTAGAGCTCGATCTTTCCACCGTATCAGTTAGCCATCTTTGTGCTTCCAGCCTGGTGTTTATTAAGCAACAGGCATTCAAGAAACAAATTCAACTCAACACGACTTTACCCAAAAACCTGGGGGATATCACCGTGGATGAACGCCGCCTGCGCCAGGTGTTGATTAATTTGTTGACTAATGCGGTTAAATTTACCCCTGCTGGCGGGCGGATTACGCTGGAAGCTCATCTCGAACCGATCGAAATTAACCTGGCAGATCGCGTCCCCACCAACCGGGCAGATGGGTTCCCGGAAGCCTGGGATGAACCCAGGGAAAACCATGGTCTGTTGCAAGATTATGATCTTTGTATTTCTGTGATCGATACCGGGATTGGCATCTCTGCTGCTGATCAAACCAAACTCTTTCAGCCCTTTGTCCAACTTGATAGCAGCCTCAATCGCCAGTATGAAGGTACTGGTCTGGGGCTGACCCTGGTGAAGCAAATCGTTGAACTCCACGGCGGCTCTGTCAGCCTCACCAGTACGTTGGGCCAGGGCAGTTGCTTTACGGTGCGTCTGCCCTACAATGGCCCTGGGATGGACATTCCCTCCCCCACCGCTCCTGACCCGATGGCAGAATCAGGGATGAAATCGGGTCAACCCCTCATTCTGTTAGCGGAAGACAACGAAACCAATATCAGCACCCTCTCCAACTACCTGGAGGCCAAAGGCTATCGCATGATCCTGGCCGGAAATGGGCAGGAGGCGATCGAACTGGCCCGCACCCATAGCCCTGATTTGATCTTGATGGATATCCAGATGCCCAAGGTCGATGGCCTGGAGGCGATTCAGAAAATCCGTCAAGATTCCCAACTTGCTGCCATTCCCATTATTGCCCTGACCGCACTAGCTATGACGGGGGATCGGGAGCGTTGCTTAGCAGTGGGGGCCAGTGATTATCTGGCCAAACCCGTTAAGCTCAAGCAGTTGGATGACCTCATTCAACTGCTTTTAAATCTTGGGGATGGGACTTCCTGA